In a single window of the Tigriopus californicus strain San Diego chromosome 2, Tcal_SD_v2.1, whole genome shotgun sequence genome:
- the LOC131892728 gene encoding uncharacterized protein LOC131892728 (The sequence of the model RefSeq protein was modified relative to this genomic sequence to represent the inferred CDS: added 65 bases not found in genome assembly): MWRNKWLLCCLIQVTLGSDSGKIASSDILALTDESQDLREKLAILKGQVDEMFEEIKNQNHAVFKQADHSRILSGKVSNMSKEIKLLKEENSILRDQFELHEFKTGKRLKKVKQKLDILAEGLVQCCPSFLETEPVRPNHFQNHDRSHLVEPSLHSRKKGKDKKEHKRRRKEERKERRKKKYRKDERRNNMKSQVSPPGNPRANLDLESLHLPPPPNKNSNNDDHHNDLGYGVMVHAREPVDHLQYNNQNNQYGHQSYGKVNTDQYIDTDESSQILITGGSSNSSEYFDANSNGYLRCPNPPSYPIMVEGAFGTFIEGHPLICGGRSSVEDYYKSCYFYQNTNNSWVKAKPMMEPRFQASVVMIDSKRWWITSGFSGEKVYNNTEIYETGVGFRSGPTMPAATFQHCLVKVNSSHIFTVGGFPYSRNTWLMDFEAEQWTRQRPINHLRDAPHCAKVERRNGKTEIIVAGGSLPGSEFSTEIFSVNDNRWRSGTNLPQAIIYGVSVSFRNAMLILGGHEMGGDLDELDLVYQYDPMKEIWTVLNQRLRSTRTSFVAISLPNYYTCSSFPLPTTPTPYGYQPGSKIFF; this comes from the exons ATGTGGCGCAATAAGTGGTTATTATGTTGTTTGATCCAAGTAACTCTTGGTTCTGACTCTGGGAAGATTGCCAGTTCTGATATTCTAGCCCTGACGGACGAGTCTCAGGATTTGCGTGAGAAACTGGCCATTTTAAAAGGACAAGTGGACGAGATGtttgaagaaatcaaaaatcaaaatcacgcAGTTTTCAAGCAAGCCGACCATAGCCGTATCCTATCGGGAAAAGTGTCCAACATGTCCAAGGAGATCAAGttattgaaagaagaaaactcGATCCTCCGGGATCAATTCGAACTCCACGAGTTTAAGACTGGGAAACGATTAAaaaaggtcaagcaaaaattgGATATCTTGGCCGAAGGACTCG tACAATGTTGTCCATCTTTCCTGGAGACTGAGCCAGTGCgaccaaatcattttcaaaatcacgaCCGTTCACATTTGGTGGAACCTTCTTTACATTcaaggaagaaaggaaaagataaaaaagaacacaaaagaaggagaaaagaagaaagaaaagaaaggcgTAAAAAGAAGTACAGGAAAGATGAAAGGCGCAACAACATGAAGAGTCAAGTTTCACCACCAGGAAATCCCAGAGCCAATTTAGACCTGGAATCTTTGCATTTGCCTCCCCCACCAAATAAGAACAgtaataatgatgatcatcaCAATGACCTGGGATATGGAGTGATGGTTCATGCAAGAGAGCCAGTTGACCATTTACAATACAACAATCAGAACAATCAATATGGACATCAGTCGTATGGCAAAGTCAACACTGATCAATACATTGATACAGATG AGTCCAGTCAGATCCTCATCACTGGTGGATCTAGCAACTCCTCTGAATACTTTGATGCCAACTCAAATGGATACTTGAGATGTCCCAACCCTCCCTCTTATCCCATAATGGTTGAGGGAGCCTTTGGCACCTTCATTGAAGGTCACCCACTCATTTGCGGAGGACGGTCATCTGTTGAAGATTACTACAAAAGCTGCTATTTCTATCAGAATACTAACAACTCTTGGGTCAAAGCCAAGCCAATGATGGAGCCAAGATTTCAG GCTTCTGTTGTAATGATAGATTCCAAGCGATGGTGGATTACTTCTGGATTCAGTGGAGAAAAAGTGTACAATAATACGGAAATATATGAGACAGGTGTTGGCTTCCGATCTGGACCCACAATGCCAGCAGCCACATTCCAGCATTGTCTTGTGAAGGTCAACAGCTCTCACATATTTACTGTGGGTGGGTTTCCATATTCGAG GAACACTTGGCTCATGGATTTTGAAGCTGAACAATGGACCAGACAGAGGCCAATTAATCATCTAAG GATCCTTACCAGGATCAGAATTTTCCACCGAGATATTTTCTGTCAATGACAACAGATGGCGTTCCGGAACAAATTTACCTCAAGCGATTATCTATGGCGTGTCTGTTTCATTCAG GAACGCCATGTTGATCTTGGGAGGTCATGAAATGGGTGGAGACCTAGACGAACTGGACCTGGTCTATCAGTACGACCCCATGAAAGAGATCTGGACGGTTTTAAATCAGCGGCTCCGAAGTACTCGGACCTCATTTGTGGCGATCTCATTGCCAAACTATTACACATGCAGCTCATTTCCTCTACCCACAACTCCGACCCCATACGGTTATCAACCTGgatcaaaaatattcttttaa